In Natronococcus occultus SP4, the following proteins share a genomic window:
- a CDS encoding TIGR00366 family protein has protein sequence MAEDPTTAEDERAVNADGEAEDALRTAFVPTFGKYFPESLVGALGLVVLALVATVPELEPTTQLELLGGGFYVYDLFALHMLLLLYWILSAAAVESPRVGAAFDRLATLLPTSQAGVIYATAVVSLALGWLNWAFGLIGGILLGQRLCQRAHEDGVAVHYPSVLTGGLLALVVANQGPSSLGALIAADDTGLANFMVDDVGTVGMSEFLSHPANVAPTLLFVLTLPLLLVWLAPDDEDAIDSLEDRDRVLEGSIAETLDHYAPVRDPVDWEPGDRLENAESLTWIIVAIGIASLGWHFGTGGALTLPWLAFGLVVVGLAVQGPPMAFREKTEDATRWANHMAIPFLLYAATFALLMEAELYAPLGEALAATGLPSVGAYVVAFALGLLVPDPGSLWLLQGPAVAAAGIEEVPALVATMYGAGVSNLWLAFLFASVLSIYGFDWREFATYAAAVTAYVSVVVVGLLLVF, from the coding sequence ATGGCGGAAGATCCTACCACGGCCGAGGACGAACGAGCCGTCAACGCCGACGGCGAGGCCGAGGACGCCCTCCGAACCGCGTTCGTCCCGACCTTCGGGAAGTACTTCCCCGAGTCGCTGGTCGGTGCGCTCGGGCTGGTCGTCCTCGCACTCGTCGCTACCGTCCCCGAGCTCGAGCCGACGACCCAGCTCGAGCTGCTCGGCGGGGGGTTCTACGTCTACGACCTGTTCGCGTTGCACATGCTGTTGCTCCTCTACTGGATTCTCAGCGCTGCAGCCGTCGAGTCCCCACGGGTCGGCGCCGCCTTCGATCGTCTCGCGACCCTGCTGCCGACGAGCCAGGCCGGCGTGATCTACGCGACCGCAGTGGTCTCGCTCGCGCTCGGGTGGCTCAACTGGGCGTTCGGCCTGATCGGCGGCATTCTGCTTGGCCAGCGGCTCTGCCAGCGCGCCCACGAGGACGGCGTCGCGGTTCACTACCCGTCCGTGCTGACGGGCGGGCTGCTGGCGCTGGTCGTGGCCAACCAGGGCCCGTCGAGCCTCGGCGCGCTGATCGCGGCCGACGACACCGGGCTGGCGAACTTCATGGTCGACGACGTCGGGACGGTCGGGATGAGCGAGTTCCTCAGCCATCCCGCGAACGTCGCCCCGACGCTGCTGTTCGTGCTGACGCTACCGCTCTTGTTGGTCTGGCTGGCGCCCGACGACGAGGACGCGATCGACTCGCTCGAGGATCGGGACCGCGTCCTCGAGGGCTCGATCGCCGAGACCCTCGACCACTACGCGCCCGTTCGCGACCCCGTCGACTGGGAACCCGGGGATCGCCTTGAGAACGCCGAGTCGCTCACCTGGATCATCGTCGCGATCGGGATCGCCTCGCTGGGGTGGCACTTCGGGACCGGCGGGGCGTTGACCCTGCCCTGGCTGGCGTTCGGGCTGGTCGTCGTCGGGCTCGCGGTGCAGGGGCCGCCGATGGCGTTCCGCGAGAAGACCGAGGACGCGACCCGGTGGGCCAACCACATGGCGATCCCGTTCCTGCTGTACGCGGCGACGTTCGCGCTGTTGATGGAGGCGGAGCTGTACGCGCCGCTGGGTGAGGCGCTGGCGGCGACCGGGCTGCCGTCCGTCGGCGCCTACGTCGTCGCGTTCGCGCTCGGCCTGCTGGTGCCCGATCCCGGCTCCCTCTGGCTGCTCCAGGGGCCCGCGGTGGCGGCCGCGGGCATCGAGGAGGTCCCCGCACTGGTGGCGACGATGTACGGCGCCGGCGTCTCGAACCTCTGGCTCGCGTTCCTCTTCGCCAGCGTGCTCTCGATCTACGGCTTCGACTGGCGGGAGTTCGCGACCTACGCCGCCGCCGTCACGGCGTACGTCTCGGTCGTCGTGGTGGGGCTCCTGCTCGTCTTCTGA
- a CDS encoding carbohydrate kinase family protein — protein sequence MTRDILVAGETLIDFLPERPGPISTVEGFERRAGGAPANVAVALARLERTPLFWTRVGEDPFGRYLVETLADHGLPERFIDRDPDAKTTLAFVTHDETGDREFSFYRDDTADTRLEPGRIDDAVLADLEWVHAGGVALSTGSSREATLDLLERADAAGCTVSFDPNARPELWPDDDVFRAVVRRALDHVDVLKAAEEELAALGFAGEDVEATARDVLAIEGGPSTVLATRGGEGALAVAGDDAPWSGTASHPGYEADVVDTTGAGDAFLAGAIAALSEGRALEDVLAFANAVGAAATTAPGAMTALPDREAVGEFGGE from the coding sequence ATGACACGCGATATCCTGGTCGCCGGCGAGACGCTGATCGACTTCCTGCCCGAGCGACCGGGTCCGATCTCGACCGTCGAGGGGTTCGAGCGACGCGCCGGCGGCGCGCCCGCGAACGTCGCCGTCGCGCTCGCGCGCCTCGAGCGGACGCCACTGTTCTGGACCCGTGTCGGCGAGGACCCGTTCGGTCGCTATCTCGTTGAGACCCTCGCTGACCACGGACTGCCCGAGCGGTTCATCGATCGCGACCCCGACGCGAAGACGACACTCGCCTTCGTCACCCACGACGAGACGGGCGACCGCGAGTTCTCCTTCTACCGCGACGACACCGCCGATACCCGCCTCGAGCCGGGTCGGATCGACGACGCCGTGCTGGCGGACCTCGAGTGGGTCCACGCGGGCGGAGTCGCGCTCTCGACGGGGTCCTCGCGGGAGGCGACGCTGGACCTGCTCGAGCGGGCCGACGCTGCCGGCTGTACCGTCTCGTTCGACCCGAACGCCAGGCCCGAGCTGTGGCCCGACGACGACGTCTTCCGTGCGGTCGTTCGGCGGGCGCTCGACCACGTCGACGTGCTGAAAGCCGCCGAGGAGGAGCTCGCGGCACTCGGGTTCGCGGGCGAGGACGTCGAGGCGACGGCCAGGGACGTCCTCGCGATCGAGGGGGGGCCGTCGACCGTGCTGGCGACGCGGGGCGGGGAGGGAGCCCTCGCAGTCGCCGGCGACGACGCGCCGTGGTCGGGGACCGCCAGCCACCCCGGCTACGAGGCCGACGTCGTCGACACGACGGGGGCGGGCGACGCGTTCCTCGCCGGAGCGATCGCGGCGCTGTCGGAGGGACGGGCGCTTGAAGACGTCCTGGCGTTCGCCAACGCCGTCGGCGCGGCGGCGACGACGGCTCCGGGCGCGATGACGGCGCTGCCGGACCGGGAGGCGGTCGGGGAGTTCGGAGGCGAGTGA
- a CDS encoding TrmB family transcriptional regulator — MNPDELAATLEEAGLSPYQADAFVTLLERGSASATDVAQASSVPDPRIYDVLRGLEERGYVETYEQGSLQARARDPAEVLEDLRSRADRLEDAADEIEARWTRPDIEDHAVSIVKRFDTVLARADELVRSADHQVQIGLTPAQFDALEDALGVAREGGADVKLCLFPETATEPSLPSTDRLAAACTEARYRHIPAPFVALVDRAWSCFAPNEHSANEYGVLVNDRTHAYVFYWYFSTCLWDVYEPVYSARDERLPRTYVDIREALRRIEPLLAEGKQVEVTVEGFETDSGRETTVSGTVTDVGYTGQSNTEGESVPIAQFAGKAAVTLESDGRTRTVGGWGAIVEDVEAVRITLEAAV, encoded by the coding sequence ATGAACCCGGACGAGCTCGCGGCGACGCTCGAGGAGGCGGGGCTCTCGCCGTACCAGGCCGACGCCTTCGTCACGTTGCTCGAGCGCGGCTCGGCCTCCGCGACCGACGTCGCACAGGCGAGCTCGGTCCCCGACCCGCGGATCTACGACGTCCTGCGGGGGCTCGAGGAGCGAGGGTACGTCGAGACCTACGAGCAGGGGAGTCTCCAGGCCAGAGCCCGAGACCCGGCGGAGGTCCTCGAGGATCTCCGCTCGCGGGCGGACCGGCTCGAGGACGCGGCCGACGAGATCGAGGCGCGCTGGACCCGCCCCGACATCGAGGACCACGCCGTCAGCATCGTCAAGCGGTTCGACACCGTCCTCGCCAGGGCCGACGAGCTCGTCAGGTCGGCCGACCACCAGGTCCAGATCGGGCTCACGCCCGCGCAGTTCGACGCGCTCGAGGACGCCCTCGGGGTCGCTCGCGAGGGCGGCGCCGACGTGAAGCTGTGTCTGTTTCCCGAGACGGCCACCGAGCCGTCGCTGCCGTCGACCGATCGTCTCGCCGCGGCCTGTACCGAAGCCCGGTACCGTCACATCCCCGCCCCGTTCGTGGCGCTGGTCGATCGCGCCTGGAGCTGTTTCGCGCCGAACGAACACTCCGCGAACGAGTACGGCGTCCTTGTCAACGATCGGACCCACGCGTACGTCTTCTACTGGTACTTCAGCACCTGTCTGTGGGACGTCTACGAACCGGTCTACTCGGCCCGCGACGAACGGCTCCCGAGGACGTACGTCGACATCCGGGAGGCGCTTCGCCGGATCGAGCCGCTTCTGGCGGAAGGAAAACAGGTCGAAGTCACCGTCGAGGGGTTCGAGACCGACTCCGGCCGTGAGACGACAGTCTCCGGAACGGTGACCGACGTCGGCTACACCGGTCAGTCGAACACAGAGGGGGAGTCGGTCCCGATCGCACAGTTCGCGGGTAAGGCCGCGGTCACGCTCGAGAGCGACGGCCGTACACGGACGGTCGGAGGATGGGGTGCGATCGTTGAGGACGTCGAGGCAGTTCGGATCACGCTCGAGGCGGCCGTCTGA
- a CDS encoding extracellular solute-binding protein codes for MSDRYSRGRTNDESSVSRRTFVAAAGATGATASLAGCIYGDGDDGDGDVVIAMGSTTIDDVEDGMPDLLYENGLDEDIEISFSSQSDDTGDQRDTYSQLIEAGESEPDLMMCDTGWTNVLIENGYLANLSEELDDETLELIDEEYFEAFVDTARDPESGDLMALPLFPDYGCLYYNKNYAREAGYDDDDFEEWATEPMSWEEWAELTEEMLEASDAEAGLATQFDIYEGTSCCSFNEVMTSWGGAYFGGEENLGGPVGDRPVTVDEEEFIDSLAMMRTFVADEHDDDTLDEFPTGIAPTDITSWDEEGAREPFSSGQTAMLRNWPYIVPGTLDDDDYPFDDENDLGAMPIPYAVEEDEAAQPGAGGTTSAQGGWHIGLNPNSERTEEAVQVMQAMTEDDFNLGMLEVVAWLPPKPDLFDDEEATDPDDVGPIGHYMETLRVAGENAMPRPVTEQWPSQAEIIAEQVNQAVAGDQSPEDTAADLQDALEDSES; via the coding sequence ATGAGTGACAGATATTCACGGGGGCGTACCAACGACGAATCCAGCGTCTCGCGGCGTACCTTCGTCGCCGCAGCCGGAGCGACCGGCGCGACGGCCAGCCTGGCCGGCTGTATCTACGGCGACGGCGACGACGGCGACGGCGACGTCGTCATCGCGATGGGGTCGACTACCATCGACGACGTCGAGGACGGGATGCCGGACCTGCTCTACGAGAACGGGCTCGACGAGGACATCGAGATCAGCTTCAGTTCCCAGTCCGACGACACCGGCGACCAGCGCGACACCTACTCGCAGCTGATCGAGGCCGGCGAGTCCGAGCCGGACCTCATGATGTGTGACACCGGCTGGACGAACGTCCTCATCGAGAACGGCTACCTCGCGAACCTCTCGGAGGAGCTCGACGACGAGACCCTGGAGCTCATCGACGAGGAGTACTTCGAGGCGTTCGTCGACACCGCCCGCGATCCCGAGAGCGGCGATCTGATGGCGCTGCCGCTGTTCCCGGACTACGGCTGCCTGTACTACAACAAGAACTACGCCCGCGAGGCCGGCTACGACGATGACGACTTCGAGGAGTGGGCGACCGAGCCGATGAGCTGGGAGGAGTGGGCCGAGCTGACCGAGGAGATGCTCGAGGCCTCCGACGCCGAGGCCGGACTCGCGACCCAGTTCGACATCTACGAGGGGACCTCCTGCTGTAGCTTCAACGAGGTCATGACCTCCTGGGGCGGCGCGTACTTCGGCGGCGAGGAGAACCTCGGCGGCCCCGTCGGCGACCGACCCGTCACCGTCGACGAGGAGGAGTTCATCGACTCCCTTGCGATGATGCGGACGTTCGTCGCCGACGAACACGACGACGACACTCTCGACGAGTTCCCGACGGGGATCGCCCCGACGGACATCACCTCCTGGGACGAGGAGGGGGCCCGCGAGCCGTTCTCCTCGGGCCAGACCGCAATGTTACGCAACTGGCCATACATCGTTCCCGGAACGCTCGACGACGACGACTACCCGTTCGACGACGAGAACGACCTCGGTGCGATGCCGATCCCGTACGCGGTCGAGGAAGACGAGGCCGCCCAGCCCGGCGCGGGCGGTACCACGTCCGCACAGGGCGGCTGGCACATCGGCCTCAACCCCAACTCCGAGCGCACGGAGGAAGCGGTGCAGGTCATGCAGGCAATGACCGAGGACGACTTCAACCTCGGCATGCTCGAGGTCGTCGCCTGGCTGCCGCCAAAGCCCGACCTGTTCGACGACGAAGAGGCGACCGATCCCGACGACGTCGGGCCGATCGGTCACTACATGGAGACGCTGCGGGTCGCCGGCGAGAACGCGATGCCACGTCCCGTTACCGAGCAGTGGCCGTCGCAGGCCGAGATCATCGCCGAGCAGGTCAACCAGGCAGTCGCCGGCGACCAGAGTCCAGAAGACACCGCGGCTGATCTCCAGGACGCGCTCGAAGACAGCGAATCGTAA
- a CDS encoding carbohydrate ABC transporter permease, whose amino-acid sequence MSTEQDSDTAARESRRSGPLVTVTRWLENLGETAFAYLLLTPVFVILGAIALYPLLRTFELSMYINVLGTGDPEFVGLQNYVDMFTGERDPDFPGSTTFLPDVSTSSSFPFVHVSGWFRSALIVTLVFTVVSVFFETIIGFGQALILDQEFRGRRLVRVAIIIPWAVPLVIQGMIFYLMFHPSTGFLTEYLANIGILEPTNTLNDPLSALIIVTVADIWKTTAFMALLILAGLQSVDRSLYDVAKVAGASRWQQFKLITLPLVLPAVAIAVLFRTIDAMRVYGLIDIASSCTVVPSLSCMVVETFNTNRGLASAIAFVTAGIIGILAMIVIYRQYKEGF is encoded by the coding sequence ATGAGCACTGAACAAGATTCGGACACCGCAGCCCGAGAGTCGAGGCGCTCGGGGCCGCTGGTGACGGTCACGCGGTGGCTGGAAAACCTCGGCGAAACCGCCTTCGCCTACCTGCTGTTGACTCCCGTCTTCGTCATCCTGGGAGCGATCGCGCTCTACCCGCTGTTGCGAACGTTCGAGCTATCGATGTACATCAACGTCCTCGGCACCGGCGATCCGGAGTTCGTCGGTCTCCAGAACTACGTCGACATGTTCACCGGCGAGCGCGATCCGGACTTCCCCGGCTCGACGACGTTCCTGCCGGACGTGAGCACGAGTTCGAGCTTCCCGTTCGTCCACGTCAGCGGCTGGTTCCGTAGCGCGCTGATCGTAACGCTCGTCTTTACCGTCGTGAGCGTCTTCTTCGAGACGATCATCGGGTTCGGTCAGGCGCTGATCCTCGACCAGGAGTTCCGCGGCCGGCGGCTCGTCCGCGTCGCGATCATCATCCCGTGGGCCGTGCCGCTTGTCATCCAGGGGATGATCTTCTACCTGATGTTCCATCCGAGCACCGGGTTCCTCACGGAGTACCTGGCGAACATCGGAATCCTCGAACCGACGAATACGCTCAACGATCCGTTGAGCGCCCTGATCATCGTTACCGTCGCCGACATCTGGAAGACGACCGCGTTTATGGCCCTGCTGATACTTGCGGGGCTCCAGAGCGTCGACCGCAGTCTCTACGACGTCGCGAAGGTCGCCGGCGCGAGCCGCTGGCAGCAGTTCAAGCTGATCACGCTGCCGCTTGTCCTGCCGGCCGTCGCTATCGCCGTGCTGTTCCGGACGATCGACGCAATGCGGGTCTACGGCCTGATCGACATCGCCTCGAGCTGTACGGTCGTCCCGTCGCTGTCGTGTATGGTCGTCGAAACGTTCAACACGAACCGCGGACTCGCCTCCGCGATCGCGTTCGTGACGGCGGGGATCATCGGGATCCTCGCGATGATCGTCATCTACAGGCAGTACAAGGAGGGATTCTAA
- a CDS encoding carbohydrate ABC transporter permease: MATTTDQSSDSSDSDKGVLAQWTQGVIGDDEKRSRLYRALFYVACGFFLVTTLFPFYWLLVLALTPNSQILTGDWSLPVIGLEFPHPQGFNPQAFVEVFQQIPFHLYVFNSFVLATITTIIVLLVASLAGYVFGRLEFPGKGPLMLAVLMVSYFPPAAFLIPLFDAFLGNAVVIPFLGIELFQPPRLVNTPGSMILPFSALFMPLAIFILTTFYAQIPDGLEDAARVEGTTRLGALFRVIMPLSAPGVATAAVLTFIAVYNEYFFSSIMALENVPENWSPLVGGILSYQDQYTTDFNLMAAASIVGVIPILILVVVAQERIVSGLTAGGLKE; this comes from the coding sequence ATGGCTACGACAACCGACCAATCGTCCGACTCCTCGGACTCCGACAAGGGCGTCCTCGCACAGTGGACCCAGGGCGTCATCGGAGACGACGAGAAACGCAGCCGCCTCTACCGGGCGCTGTTTTACGTCGCGTGTGGCTTTTTCCTCGTGACGACACTGTTCCCGTTCTACTGGCTCCTGGTGCTTGCGCTGACGCCGAACAGCCAGATCCTGACCGGTGACTGGTCGCTTCCGGTTATCGGACTCGAGTTCCCACACCCACAGGGGTTCAACCCCCAGGCGTTCGTCGAGGTGTTCCAGCAGATCCCGTTCCACCTCTACGTGTTCAACAGCTTCGTCCTCGCGACGATCACGACCATCATCGTGTTGCTAGTCGCGAGTCTCGCGGGCTACGTCTTCGGGCGACTCGAGTTCCCCGGGAAAGGACCGCTCATGCTCGCCGTGTTGATGGTGTCGTACTTCCCGCCGGCAGCGTTTCTGATCCCGCTGTTCGACGCGTTCCTCGGGAACGCCGTCGTGATCCCGTTCCTCGGGATCGAGCTGTTCCAGCCGCCGCGGTTGGTGAACACACCGGGATCGATGATCCTTCCCTTTAGCGCGCTGTTCATGCCGCTGGCGATCTTCATCCTCACCACCTTCTACGCACAGATCCCCGACGGGCTAGAGGACGCGGCCCGGGTCGAGGGGACGACTCGGCTGGGCGCGCTGTTCCGGGTCATCATGCCCCTGTCGGCACCCGGCGTCGCGACGGCGGCCGTCCTGACGTTCATCGCGGTCTACAACGAGTACTTCTTCAGCTCGATCATGGCCCTGGAGAACGTCCCAGAGAACTGGTCGCCGCTGGTGGGCGGGATCCTGAGCTACCAGGACCAGTATACGACCGACTTCAACCTCATGGCGGCAGCGAGCATCGTCGGGGTTATCCCGATCCTGATCCTCGTGGTCGTCGCACAGGAACGTATCGTGAGCGGACTAACTGCGGGAGGACTCAAGGAATAA
- a CDS encoding ABC transporter ATP-binding protein, which translates to MARVSLSNVTKRYEDVVAVDDMNLEIEDGEFVCFVGPSGCGKSTTMETIAGLTKPTEGTIRIGDADVTTLPPKDRGVSMVFQNIALFPHMDVYENISFGLRLRKYDQDEIDRRVDNAAEIVQLEGMLDREPNELSGGQQQRVAIARAIVRDPDVFLMDEPLANLDAKLRVHMRTELQRLHKQLDTTIIYVTHDQAEAMTMSDRIAVLNAGQLQQIDPPLVCYNEPANLFVAGFIGSPSMNFTEGELVDGGLTTEHYDLEFDTTELGVSPGEEITAGIRPEDIHLTRNSEAVDHPSEVIEATTDVLEPMGDEIFVYLSLDGSSGSSMTSDEAAGAANQLLMSVDPDTDIEADESVSIVLDRSKIHLFDTGSGDALAHGVVDLSESERTRAAAESRGQHE; encoded by the coding sequence ATGGCACGCGTATCACTCAGCAACGTCACGAAACGCTACGAGGACGTCGTCGCGGTCGACGACATGAACCTCGAAATCGAGGACGGAGAGTTCGTCTGTTTCGTCGGGCCCTCGGGCTGTGGCAAGTCGACGACGATGGAGACGATCGCCGGCCTGACGAAACCGACGGAGGGGACGATCCGGATCGGCGACGCCGACGTCACGACGCTGCCGCCGAAAGACCGGGGCGTGTCGATGGTCTTCCAGAACATCGCCCTCTTTCCCCACATGGACGTCTACGAGAATATCTCGTTCGGGCTGCGGCTGCGGAAGTACGACCAGGACGAGATCGATCGTCGGGTCGACAACGCCGCCGAGATCGTCCAGCTCGAGGGGATGCTCGACCGCGAACCCAACGAGCTCTCGGGCGGCCAGCAACAGCGGGTGGCGATCGCCCGCGCGATCGTCCGCGATCCGGACGTCTTCCTGATGGACGAGCCGCTGGCGAACCTGGACGCGAAGCTGCGGGTTCACATGCGGACCGAGCTCCAGCGTCTGCACAAGCAGCTGGATACGACGATTATCTACGTCACTCACGACCAGGCCGAGGCGATGACGATGTCCGACCGGATCGCTGTCCTCAACGCGGGCCAGCTCCAACAGATCGATCCGCCGCTTGTCTGTTACAACGAGCCCGCGAACCTCTTTGTCGCCGGCTTCATCGGCTCGCCCTCGATGAACTTCACCGAGGGCGAGCTCGTCGACGGCGGGCTCACCACCGAACACTACGATCTCGAGTTCGACACGACCGAGCTCGGCGTCAGTCCCGGCGAGGAGATCACGGCCGGGATCCGTCCGGAGGACATCCATCTCACCAGAAACTCCGAGGCCGTCGACCACCCCTCCGAGGTGATCGAGGCGACGACGGACGTCCTCGAGCCAATGGGCGACGAGATTTTCGTCTACCTCTCGCTCGACGGCTCGAGCGGGTCCTCGATGACCAGCGACGAGGCCGCCGGCGCCGCCAACCAGCTGCTGATGAGCGTCGATCCCGACACCGATATCGAGGCCGACGAATCCGTCTCGATCGTCCTCGATCGCTCGAAGATCCACCTCTTCGACACCGGGTCGGGCGACGCGCTCGCACACGGCGTCGTCGACCTCTCCGAGTCCGAACGAACGAGAGCGGCGGCCGAATCGAGGGGACAGCATGAGTAG
- a CDS encoding sugar phosphate isomerase/epimerase family protein: MDIGVHTPPLADESLEGALAYLSDIGVDAIEPGVGGFPGDDHLVREEYLDDEDAQLELEELLSEFEMHVSALAIHNNPLHPDEKRAEEADTELREAIELADQLDVNTVTCFSGLPAGGPDDEVPNWITAPWPTEHADAHDYQWEVAVDYWSDLAAYADDHGVDLAIEMHPNMLVYEPHGMAKLREETGERVGANFDPSHLYWQDISITDAIRYLGERDAIHHFHAKDTKVYEEQAREKGVLDTTAYDDEPNRSWLFRSVGYGHGEEHWKDVVSTLRMVGYDGTLSIEHEDSLTSSREGLEKAVEILERAIFREQPGEAYWAE, translated from the coding sequence ATGGATATCGGCGTTCACACCCCACCGCTCGCTGACGAATCGCTCGAGGGCGCCCTGGCGTACCTCTCTGATATCGGCGTCGACGCGATCGAACCCGGGGTCGGCGGCTTCCCCGGTGACGACCACCTCGTTCGGGAGGAGTATCTCGACGACGAGGACGCCCAGCTCGAACTCGAGGAACTGCTCTCGGAGTTCGAGATGCACGTGAGCGCGCTCGCGATCCACAACAATCCGCTCCATCCCGACGAAAAGCGGGCCGAGGAGGCCGACACCGAACTCCGCGAGGCGATCGAGCTCGCCGACCAGCTCGACGTCAACACGGTGACCTGTTTCTCCGGACTGCCGGCGGGCGGCCCCGACGACGAGGTGCCGAACTGGATCACGGCCCCCTGGCCGACCGAGCACGCCGACGCCCACGACTACCAGTGGGAGGTGGCCGTCGACTACTGGTCGGACCTCGCGGCGTACGCCGACGACCACGGCGTCGACCTCGCGATCGAGATGCACCCGAACATGCTCGTCTACGAGCCACACGGGATGGCGAAGCTCCGTGAGGAGACCGGCGAGCGCGTCGGCGCGAACTTCGACCCCTCCCACCTGTACTGGCAGGACATCTCAATCACTGACGCGATTCGGTATCTCGGCGAGCGCGACGCGATCCATCACTTCCACGCCAAGGACACGAAGGTCTACGAGGAGCAGGCCCGCGAGAAGGGCGTCCTCGACACGACGGCGTACGACGACGAACCCAACCGCTCGTGGCTGTTCCGCTCGGTGGGGTACGGTCACGGCGAGGAACACTGGAAGGACGTCGTCTCGACGCTACGGATGGTCGGCTACGACGGCACCCTGAGCATCGAACACGAGGACTCGCTGACCAGCTCCCGCGAAGGGTTAGAGAAAGCCGTCGAAATTCTCGAACGGGCGATCTTCCGCGAACAGCCCGGCGAGGCGTACTGGGCCGAGTAG